Proteins co-encoded in one Deltaproteobacteria bacterium genomic window:
- the cas1 gene encoding CRISPR-associated endonuclease Cas1: MKTAYITEQGATLRRDGPVLQVWTGKKRITELLVHDLDQLVLMGNIMITPAVLDFLIAERVDTVFMSIHGRFRGRLMHEHSKNVRLRLAQYQQLQTPGVALALAQRLVRGKILNTRAFVLKAARRMGGDSELAEAAARLLAMAERLAEMKTLEQVRGCEGRASAVYFGIFGRLLKHPDFTFTDRNRRPPLDPVNVLLSLGYTLLANAVETAIQIVGLDPYLGALHEIAYGRPSLVCDLMEEYRSVIVEPMVVACINQRSFAAGDFESAGEGEPVRFKRAALKWFVELFERRLRGTILYPPRGQRLTYRQVIEEQVRRCARVLLGTEAVYEPFLIR; encoded by the coding sequence ATGAAAACCGCCTACATCACCGAACAAGGCGCCACGCTGCGGCGCGACGGCCCCGTGCTGCAGGTATGGACGGGTAAGAAGCGCATCACCGAACTGCTGGTGCATGATCTCGATCAGCTCGTGCTCATGGGCAACATCATGATCACACCGGCCGTGCTCGACTTCCTGATTGCCGAACGGGTCGATACCGTGTTCATGTCGATTCACGGCCGCTTTCGCGGGCGGTTGATGCACGAGCACTCGAAGAACGTGCGCCTGCGCCTGGCGCAATACCAGCAATTGCAGACCCCGGGCGTGGCTCTGGCTCTGGCGCAGCGGCTGGTGCGGGGCAAGATCCTCAACACTCGCGCCTTCGTGCTCAAGGCCGCGCGCCGTATGGGCGGCGACAGCGAGCTGGCCGAGGCTGCTGCCCGCTTGCTGGCCATGGCAGAGCGGCTCGCCGAGATGAAAACGCTCGAGCAGGTGCGCGGCTGCGAGGGGCGGGCCTCGGCGGTGTACTTCGGCATCTTCGGCCGCTTGCTCAAGCACCCCGACTTCACCTTCACCGACCGCAACCGCCGCCCGCCGCTCGATCCGGTCAATGTGCTGCTCTCGCTCGGCTACACGCTGCTGGCCAATGCCGTCGAGACGGCGATACAGATCGTCGGTCTCGACCCGTACCTGGGCGCGTTGCACGAGATCGCTTACGGCCGGCCGTCGCTGGTCTGCGACCTGATGGAGGAGTACCGCAGCGTGATTGTCGAGCCGATGGTGGTGGCGTGCATCAACCAGCGCTCCTTTGCGGCCGGCGATTTCGAGAGCGCAGGCGAGGGCGAGCCGGTGCGCTTCAAGCGCGCCGCCCTCAAGTGGTTTGTGGAGCTGTTCGAGCGCCGCTTGCGCGGCACCATCCTGTATCCGCCGCGCGGCCAGCGCCTGACGTATCGCCAGGTGATCGAAGAACAGGTGCGCCGGTGTGCGCGCGTGCTGCTCGGCACCGAGGCAGTGTATGAACCGTTTCTCATCCGCTAG
- the cas2 gene encoding CRISPR-associated endonuclease Cas2 codes for MFTVIAFDIVDDRTRYRVVQVLRRYAVRVQKSVFEAGKLNPADFHRMRLDVERLINVGEDTVRYYLLCGNCVPRIEVSGLGRLTKAEEYKVV; via the coding sequence ATGTTCACCGTGATTGCGTTCGACATCGTTGACGACCGCACGCGCTATCGCGTCGTACAAGTGTTGCGGCGCTACGCCGTGCGGGTGCAGAAGTCGGTGTTCGAGGCCGGCAAGTTGAACCCGGCGGACTTTCACCGGATGCGTTTGGATGTCGAGCGGCTCATCAACGTCGGTGAAGACACCGTGCGGTACTATTTGCTGTGTGGTAACTGTGTCCCGCGGATCGAGGTCAGCGGGCTGGGGCGGCTAACCAAGGCCGAGGAATACAAGGTGGTATGA
- the gltX gene encoding glutamate--tRNA ligase, whose amino-acid sequence MVVRTRFAPSPTGYLHIGSARTALFSYLYARHHGGVFILRVEDTDRERSTPESIEAIIEAMRWLQLEWDEGPFYQSKRWDLYREHAERLLRAGHAYRCYCTAELLDAKRKAAMVAGRKPMYDRTCRSSTARSDGPFTIRFKAPLDGETNIPDLVKGPVVVQNQELDDLVLVRSDGIPTYNFCAVVDDALMQVTHIIRGEDHLANTPKQIQLYRAFGYPMPAFAHIPLILGLDRARLSKRHGATSVTAYRDLGYLPDALINYLARLGWSYGDQEIFTRGELIEKFSLETVGKSAGVYNPEKLEWVNFQHLKAMPAAALAQAVKPFIAARGWPIPGDDTWLAGAVATLRERAKTLVELADSARFYLCDDVELEAKAAAKHLQPATAAPLRDLAGELAGLSQWNIDGLQQVFNAVMARHSLALGKLAQPVRVALTGGTTSPGIFEVLEVLGKERALARLGRGLEWAVAATGAATAVAARTS is encoded by the coding sequence ATGGTCGTGCGCACCCGCTTCGCTCCCAGTCCCACCGGCTACTTGCACATCGGCAGCGCCCGCACCGCGCTGTTTTCCTACCTTTATGCGCGTCATCACGGCGGGGTCTTCATCCTGCGGGTGGAGGACACCGACCGCGAGCGCTCGACGCCGGAGTCGATCGAGGCCATTATCGAGGCCATGCGCTGGCTGCAACTGGAGTGGGACGAAGGGCCCTTCTACCAGAGCAAGCGCTGGGATCTTTACCGCGAGCACGCTGAGCGCTTGCTCCGCGCCGGGCATGCCTACCGTTGTTACTGTACGGCCGAGCTCCTCGACGCCAAGCGCAAGGCCGCCATGGTTGCCGGCCGTAAGCCGATGTACGACCGCACCTGCCGCAGCTCTACCGCCCGCTCGGACGGCCCATTTACCATTCGCTTCAAAGCCCCACTCGACGGCGAGACCAACATCCCCGACTTGGTTAAAGGCCCGGTGGTGGTGCAAAACCAGGAGCTCGACGACCTGGTGCTGGTGCGCTCGGACGGCATTCCGACCTACAACTTCTGCGCGGTGGTTGATGACGCGCTGATGCAGGTCACCCACATCATTCGCGGCGAAGACCACCTCGCCAATACCCCGAAGCAGATCCAGCTATACCGAGCTTTCGGATACCCGATGCCGGCGTTCGCACACATCCCGCTCATCCTCGGGCTCGACCGGGCCCGGCTGAGCAAGCGGCACGGTGCCACCTCGGTAACCGCTTATCGCGACCTCGGCTACCTGCCCGACGCCCTGATCAACTACCTTGCGCGCCTGGGCTGGTCGTATGGCGACCAGGAGATCTTCACGCGCGGCGAGCTGATCGAGAAGTTCTCGCTCGAAACCGTGGGCAAGTCGGCCGGCGTTTACAACCCGGAGAAGCTGGAGTGGGTGAATTTCCAGCACCTCAAGGCCATGCCCGCCGCCGCGCTCGCACAAGCCGTCAAGCCGTTCATCGCCGCGCGCGGCTGGCCCATCCCCGGCGACGACACGTGGTTGGCCGGTGCCGTCGCCACCCTAAGGGAGCGGGCTAAGACATTGGTCGAACTGGCCGATTCGGCACGGTTCTATCTCTGCGATGACGTCGAACTCGAGGCCAAGGCCGCCGCCAAACATCTCCAACCGGCAACCGCCGCACCGTTGCGTGACCTAGCCGGAGAGCTCGCTGGGTTGTCGCAGTGGAACATCGACGGGTTGCAGCAAGTGTTCAACGCGGTGATGGCACGACACAGCCTGGCGCTGGGCAAGCTCGCGCAGCCCGTGCGCGTTGCTCTGACCGGCGGCACCACCAGCCCCGGCATCTTCGAGGTACTAGAGGTGTTGGGCAAAGAGCGCGCGCTGGCACGGCTCGGGCGCGGCCTCGAATGGGCCGTCGCCGCCACCGGCGCAGCAACGGCGGTGGCGGCCCGCACGTCGTAA